The nucleotide sequence GTCGCCGGACTGGTGCCGGTGAAGGTGGTGTTTGCTTGCGCGATGATGGAGCAAATCTCGGCGCAGTGCTGCTGCGATGAAGAGCATCATGGCTCCCCTGCATCTGAAGACGCTTTGTCAGGTGATCGCTGCTGTGGGGTAGTCGCAGATCACGAAAGTATTGATCTCGGCGCCACTGCGGAATCGGTAGCCAAGCAGCCGATCAAGAAGCTCTGGGACAGCTCTCCGGATCTTGCCACCGCGCCTCCGCCGCTGGCCGCTACTCACCAGTTTTTCTCGACCTCCCACGTATCTTTTCTTCCCGAGCCGCGATCTCTAAACGGCTCCCGTCTGTACTTGCTCACAGCGCGTCTGCGCCTATAAACCGCCTCGCCGCTCGGCGCCGTTGCGCATCCGAGCGGTCTTTGACGATCTGCGGCATCAATGCCGTAGTGCTGTTACGTCATTGCTATGAGGCGTGTCATGAACATTCGAACTATCGCCGCGTTCCGCCGGTTGAGCCGGAACACCCTGTTTGCCGCTTTGCTGGGCACTACCGCCTTCCAGTCGGAGGCCCGCCCAGTTCTTCCGCTCCTCTTTGGTTCGCCGGAAGTCAGCGCCAGTACTGAGCCCGCCGATACGCGTCTGTGGCGCTATGTGCCGCTTGGACCACGAGGCCGTTATATACCGGTGGAGGGTTCTGAAGCGAGAGAACCGGCGCCCTACCGAGAGGTTGAACGCTGGGTTGGTCCGCGCGGCACCGTACCTATTCATCGCGACGACTAGGTCTTAGGCGCCTAGCTAAAGGAGGACAAAAACAGTGATAACAGTAAATCTCACCTTTTGTGCGGTCGTCGCTAGCGCGATAGTGCTGAGCGGATGCGCGTCCACACCAGTCTCATCGAAAGATGAGGTCCACCTTGGATGTAGAACCGCGAAGCCGCTCACGTGCGATCACATACCATCGAGAGATGCACACGACATCGGCGGGCGGAGTTTCATCTCTCACCCGTGGCTTAAGGACAAGCCCTGGCTGAGCGAAATCGTTCTACCAAACTACTGAGCCGATCGGTCACAGCCCACACGGGTTTTCGTTGATGAAAATGGAGATGTCCTTATGCACCCGCAACGCGTCGTAGCTGCCTGCCTGTTGACAGTTTTTTCCCTACCCATAGTGGCTGCCGATTCGCTTTCGGGCACGAAACTGCTCAGGTCGCAACAACTGGTAAAGGCTGTGCTGGCGCGCAATCCCAGCCTTCCTGCGTTGCGCGCCGCCGCGCAGGCGGCGGTATCGCGCATCGAGCCTACCGGAGCTCTGGAAGATCCCACGGTCGCCTTCGCTCTAGCGCCTCAAACCATAACCGGGGAACGCCTGAGCCAGAGCATCAGGCTCAGTCAGGCGATTCCCTGGCCGGGCACGCTTACGCTGCGCGCGGATGCCGCACGCGATGAGGCCGTGGCAGCCAGTCAGGACTTGGCGGATCTGCGGCTTGAGATCATCGCCGCGACGAAGGCAGGTTTCGCCGAGTGGTACTACGTGCATCAGGCGCTCGCCATTAACGAGGCCAATCGGGATTTGTTGATCGAGCTGCGCAACGTGGCCGAGACGCAGTACGCCGCTGGGCGAGCCACGCAGCAGGACGTCATCCAGGCCGAACTGGAGCACGCGCGGCTCTTGCATGAGGCGCTTGCGCTCGAGCGGCAGCAGCGCTCGATACAAGCGCAGCTCAACGCTCTGCTCAACCGCGCGCCCAGCGAGTACCTGGCGCCGCCCGCGGAGTTGGCACCTCCTGCCGCGCCACCCGACTTGCAAGTCCTGCAACAGACCGCCATCGAAAATCACCCCGAGATCAAGGGGCTGCAGGCGCAGCTCGATGCGAGCCGCGCGCGCGTCGATTTGGCGGGTAAGGATTTTTATCCCGATTTTGAGATCATGGCCGACTACGACAGCTTCTGGGATGAAGATGACCAACGTTTCACGGTTGGCGTAGGCGTCAATGTGCCGTGGAACCGCAGCAAGTACCGGGCACTGAAGGATGCGGCCCAGGCCGACGCCATGCAGGCGCAATGGGAGCTCGCGGATCGCCGGGCGCAACTGCTCGCGGCGCTCGCGCGCGCCCGCGCCGAGGTGACCGAAACAGTAGACGTAATTGAATTGCATCACGACCTGTTAGTCCCGTTGGCACAGGACAATCTGAATGCTGCGGAGGCTGACTACCGGGCCGGTGGCGGTGACTTCCTCGATGTGATTACCGCCGAAAACCGCAAGCTCATGGTAGAGCTGGAGTTCGCGCGCGCGCTGGCCGATTACGTCCGGAGGCTGGCCGAACTGAAACGCTGGACCGCCGGGAAATGGCCGAGCGGACTACCCAGCGATAGCGAGAGCAACGCAAATGAGTAAACGATCATCGATGTGGTTTGTAGGCCTGGTCGCCTTGGCGCTGGGTGTGGGGATCGGTTCTCAACTGAACGGCTTATTTGACAGCGGTTCAGATGACTCCGGAATGCGGTCTGGCTCCGGAATGACTTCACAAGCGATGGATGATGCGCCGGTGTACCAGTCCGGACCATACAAGGTCAGCGTGGCGGTAAACCCTGAAGCGCCCCAGGTCGGTGACAACAAGCTGATGATCAAGGTCATGGACGCACAGGGCAATCCTGTAGAGGACGCAAACATTCAGGCATTCGGCGAAATGTCGGCGATGGGTGCCATGCCGGCAATGCGTGCGCCTGCCAGTGTGGAGCAGGTCGCGCCCGGTGAATATGCGGGCCCGATGAACATCGAGATGAGCGGCGAGTGGCCTCTGTCGATCAGCATCGAGAAACCCGGCAAAGGCGCGACTGCCTTGAGCTTTGAGATGGCTACGGGCCGTCCCGGTCTGCAGCTCGCCTCCGGCGGGGTCAAGGTCATGTCGGCCGGTGAGATGTCACAGGATGCCGCGGGCGCTAGTGGCGCCAAGCCGACCTATCGCGCCGGCCCGTTCAAGTTTGATGTGACGATAGCGCCAGAGACACCCAGGGTAGGCGAGAACCGCCTGATCATCGATCTGCGCGACAGCCAAGGTAAACCGGTATCCGGCGCACAGATCAAGGCCGTGGCCGAGATGCCGGCCATGGGTGCGATGCCGCCTATGCAGGCGCCCGCCGACTTCAATGAAACCGAACCCGGTCGATACCTCGGCGCCTTCGCGCTATCCATGAGTGGCGAATGGCCATTGTCCGTCCAGATTCGAAAAGGAGGGATGGGTAGCCAGAGGATCAGCTTTGACATGGCCACGGGACGCCAGGGATTGCAGGTCGTCGCGGGCGCAGGGGCCGCAGGTCAGGGTGGGATGCAGTCGATGCAGGAGGTTCCGGCGAACGCAATCAGGGTGGACAGCCGCCGTCGTCAGCTCATCGGCGTAGAGACCAGTAAAGTCGCTTATCGGGATCTTACGCGCACCATTCGCGCCGTGGGGCAAGTCGTTTATGACGAGACCAAGCTTTCTGAGGTGACCTTGCGCTTCAATGGCTGGATTGGGGAGCTCAAGGCTGACTATGTGGGCAAGGACGTCAGAAAAGGCGACGTGCTATTTACCGTTTATGGTCCGGAGTTGCTGGCCGCCCAACAACAATACCTCGAAGTCTTGAGAGGCCGATTCGGCCAGGGCAGCAGACTGGTCGAAGCGGCCCGCAAGCGGCTGCTGTTGTGGGACATGGCGCCGAGCCAGATCGAAGAATTGGAGCAGCGGGGCGAGCCGCTGGATTACGTGCCGATCACGGCGCCGCGCGGCGGCACCGTTGTGGAAAAGCACGTGGTGATCGGCTCGGCCATGATGGCCGGCACAACCCTGATGCGCATTGCCGACCTGTCACAGGTGTGGGTCGAGGCGGAGGTTTACGAGGCCGAGCTGCCGCTGGTTAAGGTTGGCATGCCCGCCGTGGTGACTCTTCCCTACGCGCCGGGCAAGACCTACGAGGCCAAGGTCGATTATGTCTACCCCTACCTTCAAGGCATGACTCGCACCGGCCGCGTCCGGCTCACGTTAAATAACCCGGACGGCGTCCTCAAGCCCGACATGTATGCCGAGGTGAAACTCAAGGCCGATCTCGGGCGCAGTCTCGTGGTGCCAGAGGAGGCGGTTCTGTTCGCGGGTGACAGTCGAGTGGTGTTCGTAGACATCGGCGGAGGCAATCTCAAGCCGCAAAAGATCAAGGCCGGCCAGCAAGCCGGGGACTATATCGAGGTCCTGGAGGGGCTGCGGGCAGGAGACGAAGTCGTTACCTCCGGGAACTTCCTGATCGCCTCCGAGGCGCGCCTGAAGACAGGGATCGCACAATGGTAACGCACGATCACAACGAGCAGACGTTCCTTAAGCGACTGATCGCCTGGTGCGCGCACAACTGGCTGTTGACCATTCTGGTGGTGGCAGCTGCCACCCTGTGGGGCTATCAATCGCTCGCCAACGCACCGCTCGATGCCATCCCCGATCTCTCTGACGTGCAAGTAATCGTCTACACCGACTGGGAGGGACGCAGCCCCGACCTCGTGGAAGACCAGATTACCTATCCTTTGACCACCACGTTTCTGGCGGCGCCGGGTGTGCAGTTCGTGCGCGGCCAGAGCTTCTTGGGGTTCTCCTTCGTTTACGTCATCTTCGATGACGGTACGGACATCTACTGGGCGCGCTCCCGCGTGCTGGAATATCTCAATTCCGCCCAAGGAGAGCTACCCGAAGGCGTGACCCCAACGCTCGGCCCCGATGCAACCGGCGTGGGATGGGTGTATCAGTACGCGCTGCAAGACAAGACCGGCGGCCACAGCCTGGCGGAGTTGCGCAGCATTCAGGACTTCAATCTTAAGTTTGCGCTCGAATCGGTCGAAGGCGTGGCCGAAGTGGCCTCGGTAGGCGGCTTTGAGAAGGAATATCAGGTCAACGTCGATCCCAATAAGCTGGCCTCGTTCGATATCCCGCTGGACAAGGTCATCATGGCAGTGCACGCGTCGAACAACGAGGTAGGCGGTCGGACACTTGAGGTAGCGGAGCACGAGCAGTTCATCCGCGGCCGCGGCTATATCGATTCGACCGCGGATCTCGAGAAGGCGGTGCTAGAGGTGGATAGAGACGGGATTCCCGTCACGCTGGATCAGGTCGCCACCGTGAGTCTAGGCCCCGCCATGTCTCGCGGCCAGTCGGATCTTAACGGCGAGGGCGTGACCGTGGGCGGTATCGTGGTGATGCGCTACGGCGAGAATGCCCTGGACGTTATCGGGGCCGTAAAGCAGCGCCTGAAGGAGGTCGAGGCGAATTTACCCGAGGGCGTCGAAGTCGTTCCAGTCTACGATCGATCAAGCCTCATCAAGCGCGCGATCGATACCCTGGAGCGCACGTTGACCGAGGAGATGATCATCGTGTCACTGGTGATCATCGTCTTTCTTCTCCACGTGCGCTCATCGTTGGTCGCGATCGTGACGCTGCCGATCGCCGTGCTCCTGGCGTTTGTTCCAATGTACTACCAGGGGCTCACCGCGAACATCATGTCGCTGGGCGGCATCGCGGTCGCCATCGGGGCGATGGTGGACGCGGCGATCGCCATCGTCGAGAACGTGCATCGCCGGTTAAGTCTGTGGCAAGCAGGAGACGTTGGCCCGGAAGAAAAGGCCCGCTCGCGTACTGAGGTCATCATCGACGCCATGCAGGAGGTCGGACCCAGCATCTTCTTTGCACTGTTGATCATCACGGTCTCGTTCGTGCCCGTGTTTGCGCTGGAAGGCCAGGAAGGCCGTCTGTTCAAGCCGCTCGCCTTCACCAAGACCTATTCGATGTTCTTTGCAGCACTGCTGTCGGTGACGCTAATCCCGGCCTTGGCGGTGCTGGTGATCCGAGGCAAGATCCGTGGCGATCGTAGTTGGCTGAACCGGATCCTGATTGCGGCTTACCTGCCTGTGGTGCGGTTCGCGATTCGGCTACGGTGGGTCGTGGTCGGTCTGGCGGCCGTCGCCTTGGTATCCATCTGGCCCGCCTATCAGTCGCTGGGCAATGAATTTATGCCGCCCCTGAACGAGGGCAGCATCCTTTACATGCCCACCTCGGTACCGGGTATGTCCATCTCGGAGGCGACCCAAACGTTGCAGACCATGGACCAGATGTTGATGAAGATTCCCGAAGTGGAGCGGGTGTTCGGCAAGGCCGGCCGCTCGACCTCGCCGACCGATCCGGCGCCGCTTGAGATGATCGAGACCAACATCATGCTCAAGCCTGAGAGCGAGTGGCGTGCGGGCATGACCTGGGACCAGCTGATCGCGGAGATGGATGCAAAGCTGCGCTTTCCAGGCGTGCCCAACATCTGGTGGATGCCAATCCAGACGCGCACACAGATGCTGGCAACCGGCATCCGCTCGACCTTGGGGATCAAAGTGTACGGCACCGAGCTCGCGGCCATCGAGGACACCGCGGTAGAGATCGAGCGAGCACTGCTCAAGGATCCGCGCACGGCGCCCTATACGCGCAGCGCCTTCGCCGAGCGTACCACCGGTGGATACTTTCTGGACTTCGATATCAATCGTGCGAGGTCAGCGCGCTTTGGCCTTAATGTGGTAGACGTGCAGGACGTGATCGTCGCGGCCATGGGCGGCAAGGTCGTATCCCAGACGGTGGAGGGGCGCGAGCGCTACAATATCCTGGTGCGTTACGCGCGCGAGTTCCGCGAGGACGTCCAGGCGTTGGAACGGGTACTGATCTCAACCGCGAATGGCGCGCAGATCCCGATCTCGCAGGTCGCGGACATCAAATTTCGCACCGGCCCGCCCATGATCCGCAGCGAGGACGCTCAGCTTCAAGGCATCGTGAGCGTGGACGTCAACGATGACATCGGCGTGCCGGACTACGTTGCGCTGGCAAAGCAAGTGGTGGCGGACAAGGTGGATATTCCAACTGGTTATCGCCTCTCCTGGGCCGGGCAGTTCGAGTATTTCGAACGCGCCAAGCAGCGGCTCAAAATCCTCGTGCCGCTGACCGTGTTCATGATCTTCTTCATGTTGTATTTTCATCGGAAATCGCTGGTCGAGACGCTGATCGTCATGCTCGCCTTGCCATTTTCGCTGGTGGGCAGCACATGGCTGCTCGCCTTATTAGAGTACAAGCTAAGCGTGGCCGTCGCGGTGGGCATGATCGCCGTGTCGGGACTCGCGGTAGAGCTGGGTCTGCTGATGATGCTGTACCTGGACATCGCCTGGCGCCGTCATCGAGCCGAAGGCCGGCTCAATACCCGCGCCGATCTGGCGGAAGCGATCATGGAGGGAGCCGCGCAGCGGCTGCGGCCGAAGCTGATGACCGGTATGGCCTTGTTCATGGGTCTGGTTCCCATCATGTACACCACCAGCACCGGCGCCGATGTGATGAAGCGCGTGGCCGCGCCCATGCTGGGCGGTGTGGCCTCGGCGCTCATTCTGGTACTGCTGGTGTTTCCAGCCATCTTCGCCTTCTGGCGTGGGCGTGGACTGCCTGACGGTGCGTCGCGGCCCGACGAATCCAGAGTTCAGTGATA is from Gammaproteobacteria bacterium and encodes:
- a CDS encoding efflux RND transporter permease subunit, translated to MVTHDHNEQTFLKRLIAWCAHNWLLTILVVAAATLWGYQSLANAPLDAIPDLSDVQVIVYTDWEGRSPDLVEDQITYPLTTTFLAAPGVQFVRGQSFLGFSFVYVIFDDGTDIYWARSRVLEYLNSAQGELPEGVTPTLGPDATGVGWVYQYALQDKTGGHSLAELRSIQDFNLKFALESVEGVAEVASVGGFEKEYQVNVDPNKLASFDIPLDKVIMAVHASNNEVGGRTLEVAEHEQFIRGRGYIDSTADLEKAVLEVDRDGIPVTLDQVATVSLGPAMSRGQSDLNGEGVTVGGIVVMRYGENALDVIGAVKQRLKEVEANLPEGVEVVPVYDRSSLIKRAIDTLERTLTEEMIIVSLVIIVFLLHVRSSLVAIVTLPIAVLLAFVPMYYQGLTANIMSLGGIAVAIGAMVDAAIAIVENVHRRLSLWQAGDVGPEEKARSRTEVIIDAMQEVGPSIFFALLIITVSFVPVFALEGQEGRLFKPLAFTKTYSMFFAALLSVTLIPALAVLVIRGKIRGDRSWLNRILIAAYLPVVRFAIRLRWVVVGLAAVALVSIWPAYQSLGNEFMPPLNEGSILYMPTSVPGMSISEATQTLQTMDQMLMKIPEVERVFGKAGRSTSPTDPAPLEMIETNIMLKPESEWRAGMTWDQLIAEMDAKLRFPGVPNIWWMPIQTRTQMLATGIRSTLGIKVYGTELAAIEDTAVEIERALLKDPRTAPYTRSAFAERTTGGYFLDFDINRARSARFGLNVVDVQDVIVAAMGGKVVSQTVEGRERYNILVRYAREFREDVQALERVLISTANGAQIPISQVADIKFRTGPPMIRSEDAQLQGIVSVDVNDDIGVPDYVALAKQVVADKVDIPTGYRLSWAGQFEYFERAKQRLKILVPLTVFMIFFMLYFHRKSLVETLIVMLALPFSLVGSTWLLALLEYKLSVAVAVGMIAVSGLAVELGLLMMLYLDIAWRRHRAEGRLNTRADLAEAIMEGAAQRLRPKLMTGMALFMGLVPIMYTTSTGADVMKRVAAPMLGGVASALILVLLVFPAIFAFWRGRGLPDGASRPDESRVQ
- a CDS encoding TolC family protein is translated as MHPQRVVAACLLTVFSLPIVAADSLSGTKLLRSQQLVKAVLARNPSLPALRAAAQAAVSRIEPTGALEDPTVAFALAPQTITGERLSQSIRLSQAIPWPGTLTLRADAARDEAVAASQDLADLRLEIIAATKAGFAEWYYVHQALAINEANRDLLIELRNVAETQYAAGRATQQDVIQAELEHARLLHEALALERQQRSIQAQLNALLNRAPSEYLAPPAELAPPAAPPDLQVLQQTAIENHPEIKGLQAQLDASRARVDLAGKDFYPDFEIMADYDSFWDEDDQRFTVGVGVNVPWNRSKYRALKDAAQADAMQAQWELADRRAQLLAALARARAEVTETVDVIELHHDLLVPLAQDNLNAAEADYRAGGGDFLDVITAENRKLMVELEFARALADYVRRLAELKRWTAGKWPSGLPSDSESNANE
- a CDS encoding efflux RND transporter periplasmic adaptor subunit: MSKRSSMWFVGLVALALGVGIGSQLNGLFDSGSDDSGMRSGSGMTSQAMDDAPVYQSGPYKVSVAVNPEAPQVGDNKLMIKVMDAQGNPVEDANIQAFGEMSAMGAMPAMRAPASVEQVAPGEYAGPMNIEMSGEWPLSISIEKPGKGATALSFEMATGRPGLQLASGGVKVMSAGEMSQDAAGASGAKPTYRAGPFKFDVTIAPETPRVGENRLIIDLRDSQGKPVSGAQIKAVAEMPAMGAMPPMQAPADFNETEPGRYLGAFALSMSGEWPLSVQIRKGGMGSQRISFDMATGRQGLQVVAGAGAAGQGGMQSMQEVPANAIRVDSRRRQLIGVETSKVAYRDLTRTIRAVGQVVYDETKLSEVTLRFNGWIGELKADYVGKDVRKGDVLFTVYGPELLAAQQQYLEVLRGRFGQGSRLVEAARKRLLLWDMAPSQIEELEQRGEPLDYVPITAPRGGTVVEKHVVIGSAMMAGTTLMRIADLSQVWVEAEVYEAELPLVKVGMPAVVTLPYAPGKTYEAKVDYVYPYLQGMTRTGRVRLTLNNPDGVLKPDMYAEVKLKADLGRSLVVPEEAVLFAGDSRVVFVDIGGGNLKPQKIKAGQQAGDYIEVLEGLRAGDEVVTSGNFLIASEARLKTGIAQW